CCAGTAGAGCTCCCCCACAAGCTGACCAACCAATGGACAGTCCTTTAGGCTGCCAGATAACAAATATTAATGTTAGTAAAAAAATCACAGATGCCAAAATAATATCCAGCAACAAAATCCCCCCTTAACAACAAGTAATTCTAAGTCCTTTTTGCTCTAACTCTTTCATCTTTTCTTCTAGTGAAGGAACATGCACAAGAATCGATGTGATTAATTGGTAGTGTGGATGTTCTGTATTGATGGAATACATGATCCATTGACCTTTTCTAGATTCTTTCACTAGACCAACTTCTTTTAACTTCTTTACATGCTGACTGATAGAAGGCTGGCTCATCTGGAATATCTCAACAAACTCACACACACAGCAATCGTGATCTTGTAGAAGAGCCAGCATGGAAAGCCTCGTTTTATCGCTTAAAATTTTCAACGTGGCTGCCGCTTCCTCCATTTTCAATACCTGTTGCATAGCTACACCTGCCTTTGGAAAAGATAAGTAATATAATCAAACACTTATATAACAATATGCTTATATAATAAAACACTTATATGTTTGTTTCAACCTTTCTTTTGTAAAGAAATCGTAAAGATTAATTGCAGAATTATCTGTTAATTGATATAATTAAATTAAGAAAGCGCTTCCAATAACATATGAGTGGGAAAGGTGATGCTGTGTTATGATGGACTATCAGTACAGACGACGAGCTTTTCAGAACCTACATGTGGAACAAGAAGAAGCAAAAATTGACCTAAAGCAAAAAGTTAAGAAATCCAAATCGATGGTGGCCTCGATAGCCGCGTTTTTTTCTTTTTTTCACCACACTTCTTAAGGAGCTATTATGCTCCTTTTTAATATGGCTTTTTTACGCAGAAAAAACGGGACAAAATGAAATGTCCCGTTAGTAAAATATTTATTAATGACCTGAAGTAGCAGATAAACCTACCCGGTCTATTAGTGTTTTACTCTCATCATTAAGGCCTATAATTTTTACGTTCTTACCGAGTCTTTGGTATTTCATTACGGTTTTAGAGATTGCAGTAACCGCAGATTGATCCCAAATATGAGTGTTACTAAAATCAATGACAATTTCTTTTGGATCATTGTTGTAATCGAATAAATCGACAAAGTGACTCATCGTCCCAAAGAACATTTGTCCAGTAATTTGATAATGCATAACGTCTTCTTTTAAGGTCATTGTTGCTTTGATCTTAGCCATCTTCCAACCGAAGATTAGTGCGCTAAGCACAACCCCAGCTGCTACACCTTTTGCAAGGTCATGTGTGTAGACAACAATCGCAACCGTTACAACCATAACTACTGCATCAGCTCGAGGTATTTTATGAAGTTCCCGGATGGACTGCCAATCAAATGTACCTATGGAAACCATGATCATTACCCCAACAAGAGCAGCCATTGGGATTTGAACAACAACATCTCCAAGTACCATGATCAGGAATAAAAGGAATGTCCCTGCTACTAGTGCTGAAAGCCTTCCCCGTCCACCTGATTTAACGTTAATAACTGATTGTCCAATCATCGCACACCCAGCCATACCACCGAAGAAGCCAGTTATGACGTTTGCAATACCTTGACCCTTCATTTCACGGTTCTTGTTACTCTTTGTATCTGTCATTTCATCAACAATTGTTGCTGTCAGTAGGGACTCTAGGTTACCTACGATTGCCAATGTAAATGCATAAGGCAAGATAATCATGAATGTTTCCCAAGAAAATTCCACCATAGGGATGCTGAAGATCGGTAATGCTCTTGTTATCTCGCCCTGATCACCAACTGTTGCAAGACCGAATCCTCCACCAAATACAACAACTGCTGTAATCACGACAATTGCAAATAATGCGGATGGAATTGCCTTTGTAAAACGAGGTAAAATATAAATGATAGCTAGTGTTGCTGCTACAAATGCATACATTACCCAAGTTACTCCAACAAATTGCTCTAACTGAGCCATAAAGATCAAAATCGCTAAAGCATTAACAAATCCGATAATTACCGCTTGAGGTAAAAAGGAAATATATTTGCCCAACTTAAAGACACCCATTAATATTTGAATGATTCCGGTAAGGATGGTGGCAGCGAATAGATACTGCAATCCGTGATCTGCAACCAATGTAATCATCAGTAAAGCCATCGCTCCAGTTGCAGCAGAAATCATCCCTGGTCGTCCACCTGTGAAGGCGATAACCACGGCAATACAGAAGGACGCATATAATCCTACCATCGGGTCTACACCCGCAATGATAGAGAATGCGATAGCTTCTGGAATGAGGGCTAATGCTACGGTCATACCGGCAAGTACGTCACCACGCACGTTACCAAACCATTCTTGTTTTAAGTTTGCTACGTTCA
This window of the Sutcliffiella horikoshii genome carries:
- a CDS encoding SulP family inorganic anion transporter, with the translated sequence MNVANLKQEWFGNVRGDVLAGMTVALALIPEAIAFSIIAGVDPMVGLYASFCIAVVIAFTGGRPGMISAATGAMALLMITLVADHGLQYLFAATILTGIIQILMGVFKLGKYISFLPQAVIIGFVNALAILIFMAQLEQFVGVTWVMYAFVAATLAIIYILPRFTKAIPSALFAIVVITAVVVFGGGFGLATVGDQGEITRALPIFSIPMVEFSWETFMIILPYAFTLAIVGNLESLLTATIVDEMTDTKSNKNREMKGQGIANVITGFFGGMAGCAMIGQSVINVKSGGRGRLSALVAGTFLLFLIMVLGDVVVQIPMAALVGVMIMVSIGTFDWQSIRELHKIPRADAVVMVVTVAIVVYTHDLAKGVAAGVVLSALIFGWKMAKIKATMTLKEDVMHYQITGQMFFGTMSHFVDLFDYNNDPKEIVIDFSNTHIWDQSAVTAISKTVMKYQRLGKNVKIIGLNDESKTLIDRVGLSATSGH
- a CDS encoding ArsR/SmtB family transcription factor, with protein sequence MQQVLKMEEAAATLKILSDKTRLSMLALLQDHDCCVCEFVEIFQMSQPSISQHVKKLKEVGLVKESRKGQWIMYSINTEHPHYQLITSILVHVPSLEEKMKELEQKGLRITCC